DNA sequence from the Candidatus Eisenbacteria bacterium genome:
CGTGGGACATGGATGCCTACCGTCTCAGGGCGGTACCCTCAGCTCGCCTTCGAAAGGAGAAAAGGGTGCGGCAGCGCGTGCGCGTAAACGGGTTGGGCCGCTAGCGCACCGTCACCGAGAATCGGAACGTCCGCTCCGGCACGGTCTGCCACTCTCGCCGGTATTCGAGCCTCACGGTCTGCTTGCCCGGCCGGCCCGCGCGGAAGCGCCATGTCTCGGTCCCGCCGGATCCAGAAGTGCCATGCTTGGCGGTCCTCGCCACGTAGACCGGGTTCCCCTCGCGCACGATCACGGTTGACCCTGGATCCGCCAGGATCCACTTGAGGCCGCGCGACCGATGGGAGTCGAGCACGACGGTCACAACCTGGCCCTGACGTAGATCCAGGGAGGTGCCGTCGTCGCCAGCGGTGAGGGTCGATTTGCCGCCAGCGCGCACGCCCGCTTCGTGCCCGGAGGCACGCGCCTCGGCCCCTCCGGTCTTCTCGTGGGTCTTGCCGCCCTTCGAACCGGCCCCCGCGATCTGGGCCTTGCTCGACCCGGCCTTCCGGGCGGCCTCGGAGCCTTTTCCCTTCTGACAGCCGGCGGCCGCCAGGATCAAGATGCAAACCGCTGCGAGAACGCGCAACGACAAGCTCATCCTGTCCTCCTCTCGTTCGACCTCTACCCACCCTCGCGCCACGTCATGCGGCGCGTCCACCGCCACCCGGAGCTGATCTTGCGGAAGATACGGCGCGGGCGGGCCGCCCGCCACCGCTGAAATCGATGGAGCACGCCGGCAAGGAACCGGCGCGAAGGTCAGAGGGGCCGGATGCTGACGATCTCCACAACCGGCCCAACCATATGAACGCTCGCCACATCCGGCCGCAGCTTGGCCTCGAGTCGAACGCGTAGGCCGTCGCGCCGGAAATCGGCGGGCAACCCGCCGAGCGGCTCGTAGGTTGTGCCGTCGTCGCCGCGCACGGCCCAGACACCCCCTTCGAGCGTGTCGTACCGGATAGTACCGGTGACCCGGACGATCTCGGGAGACGAAGTCTCCTTACATCCAGCCGCGGTCAGGGCGCCGAGGATTCCAAGGAGCAGAGCGGTGCGCCGCATCCCAGCGTGCATTTCCGGGGCTTCCCCCTTGGAACGGCGCATCTACGGGAGCACCGCGAACCTTCGCGACAATTTCTTCTCTCCGGCTTCGAGCCGGTAGAAGTACACGCCGCCGGGCAGGCCCGACGTGTGGATCCGCGCCGAATGCGCGCCCGGGTCCAGGGTGGCGTCCACGGGCGTCATCAAGAGGCGCCCGCCCACGTCGAACACGCGCAGCACGACGTGCTCCCGCGCGGGGATCGAGAAGCGAACGCTCGTGGACCGCGACCCGGGGTTGGGCTCGCTCTGAGCCAGCGAGAACCCGATCCCGTCCGCCGCGGCCACCTGTTCGACGCCGGAGGCACCCGACCACCCGATATCGCCGAAGAGATTCATCGTGAGGTCCACGTCCGAAGAAAGCGAGGTATTGATCGCCGGCTCCATCAGCAGATTGGGCTCCGCCGATACGTCCCAGTGAGAGACGGACGATCCGGACTGAAACGGATTGGGAGCGTACATCTTGACGCGCCCGCTCGGGTGGGTCCCGGCCCTCTTGGTCGGGTCGAGCAAGAGCGTGGCGTTCATCCCGGCCAGGTTCGCCTTGAGGAGGTCGCCGTCCGATTGGCTGATGCGGACCGAGGGGATCGTGATCGTGGGGTCGCTCCCGGTCATGCCGGGCGGTGGGCAGCCGGGCACGCTGTCCGCGACGACGACCCCGATCGCCCCCGCGTTCTGAGCGTTCTTGACCTTGGTCACGAAGGTGCAGCCGCCGCGATCAAGAAGCACGATCTTCCCGGCGACGGGGTTGACGAGCGGCTCGCAGGCGTTGGTTGTAACGCCCACGCCGTCGTTCGCGAGCGCCACGTCCCCGGTCACGCCGCTCTCGCTTAGAGGCGGCCCGAACGTTGCCAGGCCGACTTCGTAATCGCCCACAGCGGGTGCGGGGCCGTTCACGTGCAAGTTCGGCTTCGAGGCTAGGTAACTTGCCGCCCGCGCGGTGACCAGGGGCCCGTCCCAGACGAGGTTCCCGCAGCTCACCGTCGATACGGAGCGCTGCCCGTTGGTCATCTGATCCCAGTGGAGCCCGAAGGACGGATCGAACAGGAAGTGGTCGAAGACGTGCGGCGCACCGTTCAGGAAACCGCCCGTCTGGCCGCTGGTCGTCGTGCTGAAGCCCAACCCGTGGCCTAACTCGTGAAGCAGGACCGGCAGCAGCTCGATCTGTCCCCCCTCCTCCCCGTCGATGCCGTAGTACCAGCCCACGGTGAGGCAGGTCGCCCCCCCGACGCTCGAATTGAAGGTCGCGTTGATATCGCTCTGCGTGGGGTCGAGATCCGTGCCGGCCAGCTTGTTGGCCAGTGCCTGGTGGTACCAGGTTCCGGGGAAGATCGCCCCGGTGAAGTCGCGGTGCACGGTGGTCGGCCCCGCGCTCCCCAATACGCCACTCGTCTGGGTGCAGGAGAGCGGGTCGAACTTGGCGTTCACCCGGATCTCGACGTCGCTCCTGAGCAGGGTCCC
Encoded proteins:
- a CDS encoding T9SS type A sorting domain-containing protein, whose protein sequence is MTRPRISLAIVAPTAFAAVAVLGTLTLGGALAPTAACAAVITIVNGDGPNEGFNDPTPVAPVGGNPGTTIGAQRLFVFQRAAGIWGTLLRSDVEIRVNAKFDPLSCTQTSGVLGSAGPTTVHRDFTGAIFPGTWYHQALANKLAGTDLDPTQSDINATFNSSVGGATCLTVGWYYGIDGEEGGQIELLPVLLHELGHGLGFSTTTSGQTGGFLNGAPHVFDHFLFDPSFGLHWDQMTNGQRSVSTVSCGNLVWDGPLVTARAASYLASKPNLHVNGPAPAVGDYEVGLATFGPPLSESGVTGDVALANDGVGVTTNACEPLVNPVAGKIVLLDRGGCTFVTKVKNAQNAGAIGVVVADSVPGCPPPGMTGSDPTITIPSVRISQSDGDLLKANLAGMNATLLLDPTKRAGTHPSGRVKMYAPNPFQSGSSVSHWDVSAEPNLLMEPAINTSLSSDVDLTMNLFGDIGWSGASGVEQVAAADGIGFSLAQSEPNPGSRSTSVRFSIPAREHVVLRVFDVGGRLLMTPVDATLDPGAHSARIHTSGLPGGVYFYRLEAGEKKLSRRFAVLP